In the Leptospira limi genome, one interval contains:
- the gatA gene encoding Asp-tRNA(Asn)/Glu-tRNA(Gln) amidotransferase subunit GatA — MKEIIFLTYSEIKKKLNDGSLTSQELVSAYLERIKVSDSKVKAFLNLNADKILTQAKESDERRKVGKPFSEFDGIPIGIKDNICIRGEITSCSSKILENFESPYDATVITKLKEKGFVLFPRLNMDEFAMGSSTENSAFQTSKNPFDTDRIPGGSSGGSAAAVAASMLPISLGSDTGGSIRQPAALCGIWGLKPTYGRVSRYGLIAYASSLDQIGPFSNDMEGISDLLEILSGLDTKDQTTAKVEHFNSKSVNTIDWKGKKIGIMKTEDFNFSPDVNARYLEILKSLEEKGAELVALDFSLLKYAIPVYYLIATAECSSNLSRFDGIRYGLRKETSGKLDDLYSESRSAGFGKEVKRRILLGTFSLSSGYYDAYYGKAQKARVLIRKQYADFFKSVDIILQPTSPTTAFKVGEKTKDPIQMYQADILTTSVNLAGVPAISCPAGVDQNGLPIGIQLTSSHFDEVKLLSYANSISKLDLCKITLPKEIK, encoded by the coding sequence ATGAAAGAGATTATTTTTCTTACTTATTCGGAAATCAAAAAAAAATTAAATGATGGAAGTTTAACCTCACAAGAGTTAGTTTCCGCATATTTAGAGAGAATTAAAGTTAGTGATTCAAAAGTAAAAGCATTTTTGAATCTAAATGCGGACAAAATTCTTACCCAGGCAAAAGAAAGTGACGAAAGGAGAAAAGTTGGTAAACCATTTTCTGAATTTGATGGAATCCCAATTGGAATTAAAGACAATATCTGTATCAGAGGGGAAATCACTTCTTGTTCCTCCAAGATTTTGGAAAATTTTGAATCTCCTTATGATGCAACTGTCATCACAAAATTAAAAGAAAAAGGTTTTGTTCTGTTTCCAAGACTCAATATGGACGAGTTTGCAATGGGTTCTTCTACAGAAAACAGTGCATTCCAAACTTCCAAAAACCCATTTGATACAGATCGGATTCCAGGTGGATCAAGTGGGGGTTCGGCGGCGGCAGTTGCAGCTTCCATGTTACCTATTTCACTCGGATCAGACACTGGTGGATCGATTCGCCAACCTGCAGCACTTTGTGGAATTTGGGGCTTAAAACCTACTTATGGAAGAGTATCACGTTATGGACTTATTGCTTATGCATCCAGTTTAGACCAAATTGGACCTTTCTCCAATGACATGGAAGGGATTAGTGACCTTTTAGAAATATTATCCGGACTTGATACAAAAGACCAAACAACCGCTAAAGTAGAACATTTTAATTCCAAATCCGTGAATACAATTGATTGGAAAGGTAAAAAAATTGGGATCATGAAAACGGAAGATTTTAATTTTTCACCAGATGTGAATGCACGGTATTTAGAAATTTTAAAATCTTTGGAAGAAAAAGGTGCTGAGTTAGTCGCTTTGGATTTTTCTCTTTTGAAATATGCAATTCCAGTATATTACTTAATCGCAACTGCCGAATGTTCTTCTAATTTAAGTCGTTTTGATGGAATTCGATATGGATTACGAAAGGAAACCTCTGGAAAATTGGATGATTTATATTCCGAATCAAGAAGTGCTGGATTTGGAAAAGAAGTTAAACGAAGGATATTACTCGGAACATTCTCATTGAGTTCTGGATACTATGACGCATATTATGGTAAGGCTCAAAAAGCAAGGGTTCTCATCCGAAAACAATATGCAGATTTTTTTAAGTCAGTAGATATCATTTTACAACCTACATCGCCAACAACAGCATTCAAAGTGGGTGAGAAAACAAAAGACCCCATTCAAATGTACCAAGCTGATATTCTAACAACTTCCGTGAATTTAGCAGGGGTTCCTGCAATCAGTTGTCCTGCAGGTGTGGATCAAAATGGTCTTCCAATTGGAATCCAACTAACATCGTCCCATTTTGATGAAGTTAAATTACTCAGTTATGCCAATTCAATCTCCAAATTAGATCTTTGTAAGATAACATTGCCTAAAGAGATCAAATAG
- a CDS encoding sodium:solute symporter family protein produces the protein MNSFHVLDYLFFFFPFLIIFLILYRFRAKNNSTKEYFQAEGSLNWFVAGTAMVATTFAADTPLAVTEIIRTQGISGNWIWWYMAVGGFVTVFFFSKLWKRSGASTDLELIQIRYSGKEAEFLRGFKAFVIGLLLNLVILGWVNLAMLKILPVFFPSINSALVLIFLLLFGVIYTAIAGLRGISYIDVFQFFLAWIGCILFAYFALQLPSIGGLENLKSHLPKDKILFFPNGENGSLPWDHFLILLTVLWWSSWYPGSEPGGGGYIAQRILATKNESAALKGSLWFVIAHYFVRPWPWILVALVSLVLYTSLSEIESGKGFLMVLQEGMPNGMKGLMLSAFLAAYLSTLATHLNWGASYLVNDLWKPFTTEKKSDIYFVKVSYLIQLLTAILSFFLAVYGMDTIKGAWVFLLEASSGIGFVLIVRWYFWRISAWTEILALILSPILYIVYSHLLHFPFPYSILYTSISSAMILLLSTYLLPNTKKDILYSFYETTKPPHFFWRGFFSENPEYKQSVYPNHIVVSLMGTIFGLSFIFGGLYTIQCLFWNEGEIRFGILFFLIGLLGLIFSVQKIQSKSKP, from the coding sequence ATGAATTCATTTCATGTCTTAGATTATCTTTTTTTCTTTTTTCCTTTTCTCATTATATTTCTCATTCTCTATCGTTTCCGAGCTAAAAACAATTCCACAAAAGAATATTTCCAAGCAGAAGGAAGTTTAAATTGGTTTGTTGCAGGAACTGCGATGGTAGCAACAACGTTTGCTGCTGACACACCGCTCGCCGTAACAGAGATTATTCGAACACAAGGTATCTCTGGGAATTGGATTTGGTGGTATATGGCTGTTGGTGGGTTTGTTACTGTATTTTTCTTTTCCAAACTTTGGAAACGATCAGGAGCAAGCACTGACTTAGAACTCATTCAAATTCGTTATAGTGGTAAGGAAGCCGAATTTTTAAGAGGATTTAAAGCATTTGTCATTGGGTTACTTCTCAATTTGGTAATCCTTGGTTGGGTAAACCTGGCCATGTTAAAAATCTTACCTGTTTTTTTTCCAAGTATCAATTCCGCTCTTGTATTAATATTTCTATTGTTATTCGGTGTCATTTATACTGCCATCGCTGGATTACGCGGAATTTCTTACATTGATGTTTTTCAATTTTTTTTAGCGTGGATTGGATGTATCCTGTTTGCTTATTTTGCTCTCCAACTTCCTTCGATTGGTGGTTTAGAAAATTTAAAATCACATTTACCCAAGGACAAAATCCTATTTTTCCCCAATGGTGAAAATGGATCACTTCCTTGGGATCATTTCTTAATCCTTCTAACGGTTCTTTGGTGGTCAAGTTGGTATCCAGGCTCTGAACCTGGAGGTGGGGGATACATAGCACAGAGAATCCTTGCTACCAAAAATGAATCTGCAGCGCTTAAGGGTAGTCTATGGTTTGTGATTGCTCATTATTTTGTTAGACCTTGGCCTTGGATTTTAGTAGCACTTGTATCTCTCGTATTATACACAAGTTTATCTGAGATAGAAAGTGGTAAGGGATTTCTCATGGTATTACAAGAAGGAATGCCAAATGGAATGAAAGGATTAATGCTCAGTGCTTTTTTGGCTGCGTATTTATCCACCTTAGCTACGCATTTGAATTGGGGGGCATCTTATCTGGTCAATGATTTATGGAAACCTTTCACGACGGAAAAAAAATCAGATATTTATTTTGTAAAAGTTTCTTATCTCATACAACTCCTTACAGCAATACTTTCATTTTTCCTAGCAGTGTATGGAATGGATACCATCAAAGGGGCTTGGGTATTTTTACTAGAAGCATCTTCTGGTATTGGATTTGTATTAATTGTTAGATGGTATTTTTGGAGAATTTCAGCTTGGACTGAAATTTTAGCACTGATTCTTTCTCCCATTTTATATATTGTTTACTCACATTTACTACATTTTCCATTTCCTTATTCTATCCTATACACTTCCATAAGTTCAGCGATGATCTTATTACTTTCCACTTATTTACTTCCCAATACAAAAAAGGATATCTTATATTCTTTTTATGAAACTACAAAACCACCGCATTTTTTTTGGAGGGGTTTTTTCAGTGAAAATCCAGAATACAAACAAAGTGTTTATCCGAACCATATCGTTGTGTCCTTGATGGGTACAATTTTCGGATTGAGTTTTATATTTGGAGGACTCTACACGATTCAATGTCTATTTTGGAACGAAGGAGAAATTAGATTTGGAATTCTGTTTTTTCTAATTGGTCTTTTGGGACTCATTTTTTCCGTTCAAAAGATACAGTCTAAATCCAAACCGTAA
- the gatC gene encoding Asp-tRNA(Asn)/Glu-tRNA(Gln) amidotransferase subunit GatC: MDEKELKNIANLAKLNIEDSEIAGMLSDFSRIVQYVDEIKNLDTSKVGDDEIYEQIFYELRKDLSENSLKRDDLSKIAPSYENGYVVVPKVIET, encoded by the coding sequence ATGGATGAAAAAGAATTAAAGAACATTGCTAATTTAGCAAAACTCAACATTGAAGATAGTGAAATTGCAGGTATGCTCAGTGATTTCTCAAGAATTGTACAGTATGTAGATGAAATCAAAAATCTAGATACATCAAAAGTTGGCGATGATGAGATTTATGAACAAATTTTCTATGAATTGCGAAAAGATCTAAGTGAAAACTCGCTAAAACGAGATGATTTATCAAAAATTGCTCCTTCATACGAAAATGGTTATGTGGTTGTACCTAAGGTGATTGAAACATGA
- a CDS encoding esterase/lipase family protein: MFRNKRIIGFFLFFIISIITFQSCLYDFYRKEFVSEKDKNEDVLLLALLGLLPNPNQKLFGFIPGSSRTLENSQFVSVDLYPKANAKKIILVHGWNPAERDSDPITNDEKKIQNIKNTFSNGLIHYQEGRDSAKSEFDLYVYTYRTSNSILVNGKQFYATLRASFVDTDSVYIVAHSMGGLVTRVALAKETGDLPFVRLVVTLASPQYGSPFATNNFLGSNPFVNELGTYLVETQGGQELAYTNQGNLQPVLSGATNLVLDALNDSYLKSGFNNKFISFAGVLSSCSVGETFYYNTGCNLLSNAGFTQSDGIVPVNSARIGNLSTKQINVADCDHSMMAFQTINIDDTKSRNLFSQVITEIRNHP, translated from the coding sequence AATCATTACATTTCAATCTTGTTTATATGATTTCTATAGGAAAGAATTTGTTTCTGAGAAAGACAAAAACGAAGATGTTTTGTTGCTTGCCTTACTTGGACTTCTGCCAAATCCCAATCAAAAATTATTTGGATTTATCCCAGGAAGTTCAAGGACTTTAGAAAATTCCCAATTTGTATCCGTTGACTTGTATCCAAAGGCCAATGCCAAAAAAATTATTTTAGTTCATGGTTGGAATCCTGCCGAAAGAGATTCTGATCCGATTACAAACGATGAGAAAAAAATTCAGAATATAAAAAATACATTCTCTAATGGACTCATTCACTACCAAGAAGGAAGGGATTCTGCAAAATCAGAATTTGATTTGTACGTATATACCTATCGAACTTCAAACAGTATTTTAGTGAATGGTAAACAGTTTTACGCCACTTTACGTGCCAGTTTTGTTGATACTGATTCCGTTTATATTGTAGCTCATTCCATGGGGGGGCTTGTGACTCGAGTCGCTCTAGCGAAAGAAACTGGAGATTTACCCTTTGTACGTTTGGTTGTCACTCTTGCCAGTCCGCAATACGGATCACCTTTTGCTACAAATAACTTTTTAGGTTCAAATCCTTTTGTAAATGAACTAGGTACTTATTTAGTAGAAACTCAAGGTGGGCAGGAACTTGCGTATACCAACCAAGGCAATTTACAACCAGTCTTGTCTGGTGCCACAAATCTTGTATTAGATGCTTTGAATGATTCATACCTTAAATCAGGTTTTAATAATAAGTTTATCAGTTTTGCAGGGGTCTTAAGTAGCTGTAGTGTTGGCGAAACATTTTATTATAACACAGGATGTAACCTACTATCCAATGCTGGATTTACTCAATCAGACGGAATCGTTCCTGTCAATAGCGCAAGGATTGGAAACCTCAGTACCAAACAAATCAATGTAGCTGATTGTGATCATTCCATGATGGCATTCCAGACAATCAATATTGATGATACAAAAAGCCGGAATTTATTCTCTCAGGTAATCACTGAGATTCGAAATCACCCATAA
- the hisF gene encoding imidazole glycerol phosphate synthase subunit HisF has protein sequence MDELTKRVIPCLDIKGGRVVKGVQFVNLIDAGDPVSCAIAYEENKADELCFLDITASSDKRDILLHLVEEVANKLFIPFTVGGGIRTIDDVKAVLNKGADKVSINTSAFQNPKLLKDASEIYGSQCIVCAIDVKFHPERKRYEVYLNGGRAETGREALDWGREAYEMGAGEILLTSMDKDGTKDGFDITLMKTFTNNLSIPIIASGGAGNPEHMAEVILRGGADAVLAASIFHFGEFSIQETKQTMKEMGIKVRL, from the coding sequence ATGGATGAATTAACCAAAAGAGTGATTCCTTGTTTGGATATCAAAGGAGGAAGAGTGGTAAAAGGGGTCCAGTTTGTCAATTTGATTGATGCTGGAGATCCCGTTTCGTGTGCGATTGCATATGAAGAAAACAAAGCAGATGAATTGTGTTTTTTAGACATCACTGCTTCCTCTGACAAACGAGACATTCTTTTGCATTTAGTAGAAGAGGTTGCGAACAAATTATTTATCCCTTTCACAGTTGGTGGCGGAATTCGCACCATTGATGATGTCAAAGCAGTCCTTAATAAAGGAGCAGACAAAGTTTCGATCAATACAAGTGCCTTTCAAAACCCAAAACTTTTAAAAGATGCTAGTGAGATTTATGGATCACAATGTATCGTTTGTGCAATTGATGTGAAATTCCATCCAGAACGAAAACGATATGAAGTGTATCTCAATGGTGGGAGAGCAGAAACTGGTCGAGAAGCATTAGATTGGGGACGTGAAGCATATGAAATGGGTGCTGGGGAAATTTTACTCACTTCCATGGACAAAGATGGCACCAAAGATGGATTTGATATTACATTGATGAAAACATTCACAAATAATCTCTCCATCCCGATTATTGCTTCAGGTGGAGCAGGTAATCCTGAACACATGGCGGAAGTCATTTTACGTGGTGGTGCTGATGCTGTTCTTGCTGCTTCCATTTTTCATTTTGGAGAATTTTCCATCCAAGAAACAAAACAGACAATGAAAGAAATGGGCATCAAAGTAAGGTTATGA
- a CDS encoding LPS-assembly protein LptD → MEILAQDTNGLKLLFPDQSLPTKNQQEEERKQTTTQIQRGIVRKSVDVMTDREVEDNLRNLGLNPTGTIYTKRERLREALVPPEEIPLTPESLLASQPKKGPPIQIQNAAEGQLMNIDKTKGGVLVLRGKVRVKIKAGELIADSVSIDANRQEIYAEGGVEYKDGNAKVIGDRMIYDLKLNQGVVYNSKLSMFPSHFIGQKIKRLDEKRYLLEMGYFTACNAELPHESFQAKRIVIHDDRTVVAQWVSYKVGGTTLFMLPFLYNSESGNGVTTQFGKNNTQGWFWQNSYQWSDSYPNSLFLANGYKFRFDMYEKTGQAAQLEMWKVSPVLNYNINLGYANYKNTAITPVYEDRFKNGGIGTVATTNNVDRGELFPNTSLPYRNTGVNYDPWWKADLRLNAKFNDFSKDYTRNFQLQYENYSNRLFDYEFGNRYQPSNSLQSLYTYRDVRFGLIRNLLNWNFNYTENRGDLSVGISMSRTLIYQIQANQFFAAQDTLPAVTIRNSSNIGLIPGTASPVYWDLLFQTNINRIYGPPQQKLNPTTGVVDPRSQYQDYVLRSQTNVVGETGFRSPIAMGAYMSFTPSVYMGATKQSVEFPGTGSELNGPDRDVNKAYATLLKQQSYQYVRQSHTVRMGIPEIFLSTTYRRLDADKAEAKDPILGNLRQHEAEFSLESYALNDWDISVRTIRDLRQFSSSYNPGLTNMQRWYYTVVRIGGFLDFVDGFTTRRPSLLERKRNFYSGIFINNDYVHHTPQNRSLSNNLTVSYKMGGFSWPIIRAFRSLEIGSTWYHVYKDSFLDSYRFFFKTDMKVTRYTGLELELDSRVTEPWRLTALAQGQFYALNTSPELYTAQTGTNYDQTTIWEDLASGTGAKGQTERQKTVFNINRFMMTFKMDLHNWEYRLGYSMNLRALPGGLALNNQLTFYDQSVYLSVNLTNFSFGDSSSAQATRVRLYRFRKRPLDGTSTDLTD, encoded by the coding sequence ATGGAAATTCTGGCACAGGATACAAATGGCTTAAAACTGCTATTCCCTGACCAATCTTTACCAACGAAAAACCAACAAGAAGAAGAAAGAAAACAGACAACAACACAAATCCAGCGAGGCATTGTTCGCAAATCAGTTGATGTGATGACCGACCGAGAAGTCGAAGACAACTTAAGAAATTTAGGTTTGAATCCAACAGGTACGATTTATACCAAACGGGAACGTTTACGGGAAGCACTTGTCCCACCAGAAGAAATTCCACTGACTCCTGAATCGTTACTTGCGTCTCAACCGAAAAAAGGCCCACCCATCCAAATCCAAAATGCTGCGGAAGGCCAACTCATGAACATCGACAAAACAAAAGGTGGAGTCCTTGTTTTAAGAGGAAAGGTGCGCGTTAAAATCAAAGCGGGAGAATTGATTGCTGATTCCGTTTCCATAGACGCGAATCGACAAGAAATTTATGCAGAAGGGGGAGTGGAATACAAAGACGGAAATGCTAAGGTGATTGGAGATCGAATGATTTACGATCTAAAATTAAACCAAGGTGTTGTATACAATTCTAAGTTAAGTATGTTCCCTTCCCACTTCATTGGTCAAAAGATCAAACGATTGGATGAAAAACGCTACCTATTAGAAATGGGATACTTTACTGCATGTAATGCGGAACTTCCACATGAATCATTCCAAGCAAAACGCATTGTCATCCATGATGATCGAACGGTAGTTGCGCAATGGGTTTCTTATAAAGTTGGTGGTACAACTCTTTTTATGTTACCGTTTTTGTACAATTCAGAATCCGGTAATGGTGTTACCACGCAGTTTGGTAAAAATAACACACAAGGTTGGTTTTGGCAAAACTCATACCAATGGTCAGATTCTTATCCAAATAGTTTATTCTTAGCAAACGGTTATAAATTTCGTTTTGATATGTATGAAAAAACGGGTCAAGCTGCCCAGTTAGAAATGTGGAAAGTTTCCCCCGTTCTCAATTATAATATCAACTTAGGTTATGCCAATTATAAAAACACAGCTATCACTCCTGTTTATGAAGATCGTTTTAAGAATGGTGGAATAGGAACAGTTGCGACAACTAATAACGTAGATCGAGGAGAATTATTTCCGAATACCAGTCTACCTTATCGTAATACAGGCGTTAATTATGATCCTTGGTGGAAAGCTGACTTACGATTAAATGCAAAATTTAATGATTTCTCGAAAGATTACACTAGAAACTTTCAATTACAATATGAAAATTATAGCAACAGATTGTTTGATTATGAATTTGGAAATCGATACCAACCTTCTAATTCATTACAATCATTATATACATATCGAGACGTACGTTTTGGACTGATCCGAAACCTTCTGAACTGGAACTTCAATTATACGGAAAATAGAGGGGATTTGAGTGTTGGTATCTCCATGAGTCGAACACTCATTTACCAAATCCAAGCAAATCAATTCTTTGCAGCACAAGATACATTACCAGCCGTCACCATTCGGAATTCCAGTAATATTGGATTAATCCCAGGGACGGCCAGTCCTGTTTATTGGGATTTATTGTTCCAAACAAACATCAATCGAATTTATGGTCCTCCGCAACAAAAGTTAAATCCTACAACCGGTGTCGTGGATCCGAGAAGCCAATACCAAGATTATGTATTAAGGTCCCAAACGAATGTGGTAGGAGAAACAGGATTTCGTTCTCCCATTGCGATGGGAGCGTACATGTCCTTTACTCCATCCGTTTATATGGGGGCAACAAAACAATCTGTTGAATTTCCAGGAACCGGCAGTGAGTTAAATGGACCAGACCGCGATGTAAACAAAGCATACGCAACTTTACTCAAACAACAATCGTATCAATATGTAAGACAATCTCATACAGTTCGAATGGGGATTCCAGAAATTTTTCTATCTACCACTTATCGCAGATTAGATGCAGATAAAGCGGAAGCAAAAGATCCAATTTTAGGAAATTTACGCCAACATGAAGCAGAATTTTCATTAGAAAGTTATGCCTTAAATGATTGGGATATTTCAGTTCGTACCATAAGAGACTTACGTCAATTTTCATCTTCGTATAACCCTGGACTTACCAATATGCAACGATGGTATTATACAGTTGTTAGGATAGGTGGTTTTCTTGATTTTGTGGATGGTTTTACGACGAGAAGACCAAGTTTATTAGAAAGAAAGCGAAACTTTTATTCTGGTATTTTTATCAATAATGATTATGTTCATCATACTCCTCAAAATCGATCACTATCTAATAACCTAACTGTTTCATACAAAATGGGTGGGTTTTCTTGGCCCATCATTCGAGCATTCCGTAGTTTGGAAATTGGTTCAACTTGGTATCATGTTTACAAAGATAGTTTTTTGGATAGTTACCGATTCTTTTTCAAAACAGATATGAAAGTAACTCGTTACACAGGTCTTGAATTGGAATTAGATTCAAGAGTAACTGAGCCTTGGCGCCTAACAGCACTTGCACAAGGACAGTTTTATGCATTAAATACAAGTCCTGAATTGTATACAGCTCAAACTGGAACCAATTATGACCAAACGACGATCTGGGAAGATTTGGCTTCGGGAACAGGGGCTAAAGGACAGACGGAAAGACAAAAAACTGTTTTTAATATCAACAGGTTTATGATGACTTTTAAAATGGACCTGCATAATTGGGAGTATCGATTGGGATATAGTATGAACCTTCGTGCTTTACCGGGAGGACTTGCTCTCAATAACCAATTAACTTTCTACGATCAATCCGTATATCTATCTGTAAATTTAACAAATTTCAGTTTTGGGGATTCATCATCTGCCCAAGCAACCAGGGTAAGATTGTATCGATTCAGAAAACGTCCATTAGATGGAACTTCGACAGATTTAACAGATTAA
- a CDS encoding undecaprenyl-phosphate glucose phosphotransferase, giving the protein MLKERSQSFKLLFLVTDFFIGLASFLTAYVVRYYLSPDSSFQIQTIDPVNYLILGIVLGFSQVVSFLSIDLYHPRRGLSFSDELFAIISGVILNLLVVLSLLFFFRGESFSRLVIGYFAICTVILTSFSHFVLRSLMQYLRSKGYNLKSVLIIGTGKSAINFSKTLQKHSIYGYTVKGFVAGKKNLSPKQIQTVTSTSKLENFVEQNQIDLIVYALSHEEGDSLKDVIDIADFHGIDLKVIPSYEEIVTAKGRVEVLDGIPIISIRNIPLRLGYNLVLKRTFDILFSLFFILLFSPFYILIALLVKLTSKGPIFYKQERVGLDNKVFGMIKFRSMVVQAKEKSDTLWTVKDDPRVTPVGSILRKLSLDETPQFFNVLLGDMSVVGPRPERPFYVEKFRNEHHQYMRRHAAKAGITGWAQVQGFRGDTSIEKRIEADIFYIENWSLLLDIKIILLTPLKAIIDRNAY; this is encoded by the coding sequence ATGCTAAAAGAAAGAAGTCAATCATTCAAATTACTATTTTTAGTTACTGATTTTTTTATAGGCTTAGCTAGTTTCTTAACAGCGTATGTTGTCAGGTATTATTTATCTCCAGATTCTAGTTTCCAAATCCAAACAATTGATCCCGTCAATTATTTAATCCTCGGAATTGTGCTTGGATTTTCCCAAGTTGTTTCTTTTTTATCAATCGATTTATACCACCCGAGAAGAGGTTTATCTTTTTCAGATGAACTTTTTGCCATTATCTCTGGAGTGATCCTTAATCTCCTCGTTGTACTTTCCTTACTGTTTTTCTTTCGAGGGGAAAGTTTTTCTCGCTTGGTGATTGGATACTTTGCAATTTGTACGGTAATCCTCACTTCCTTTTCTCATTTTGTTCTGAGATCACTCATGCAATATCTAAGGAGTAAGGGTTATAATTTAAAGTCTGTTCTCATCATTGGAACCGGAAAATCAGCCATCAATTTTTCTAAAACATTACAAAAACATTCTATTTATGGATATACTGTCAAAGGATTTGTTGCTGGCAAAAAAAACCTTTCCCCAAAACAAATTCAAACTGTCACATCGACAAGCAAGTTAGAGAATTTTGTAGAACAAAACCAAATTGATTTAATTGTTTATGCACTATCACATGAAGAAGGGGATTCTTTAAAAGACGTGATAGACATTGCTGATTTCCATGGAATCGATTTAAAAGTAATTCCCAGTTACGAAGAGATAGTTACTGCCAAAGGTAGAGTGGAAGTGTTAGATGGGATTCCCATTATTTCCATTCGAAACATTCCACTACGATTAGGATATAATTTAGTATTAAAGAGAACGTTTGATATCTTGTTTTCGCTATTTTTTATCCTATTGTTTAGTCCTTTTTACATTTTAATAGCATTACTTGTAAAATTGACAAGTAAAGGTCCTATCTTTTATAAACAAGAGAGAGTTGGTCTTGATAATAAAGTTTTTGGAATGATTAAATTCCGCTCCATGGTTGTCCAAGCCAAAGAAAAATCAGATACTTTATGGACTGTTAAAGATGATCCAAGGGTAACACCCGTTGGATCTATCTTACGTAAATTATCTTTGGATGAAACACCACAATTTTTCAATGTGTTACTTGGTGATATGTCAGTTGTGGGGCCAAGACCAGAAAGACCTTTTTATGTGGAAAAATTCAGAAATGAACACCATCAATATATGCGGCGTCATGCGGCAAAAGCTGGGATCACTGGTTGGGCACAAGTCCAAGGATTTAGAGGGGATACCTCTATTGAAAAAAGAATCGAAGCCGATATTTTTTACATCGAAAACTGGTCCTTACTTTTGGATATAAAAATCATTTTACTCACACCTTTAAAAGCGATTATAGATAGGAATGCATACTGA
- a CDS encoding response regulator, which translates to MTSIVENQKETDVKKILVVEDERIIAINICSTLKQYGYNATYVSEANDAIEQIESEHFDLVLMDIMLNGPMDGIEIAGKIKRSKEIPVIYLTAYSDEATINRAKTTEPFGYLIKPFNSRDLYISVEMAIYKSQVQKHIRVVESRLAENQKWETIALVASGISHEINNPLTSILNLADLILLEAKKTSNSPLKEKAEKITEESERIAKIVKNLVSYSQSTSSQWTYSNLVSILNDTRSFLHQYFLKEGIQCELEMGDVPHVYCQPQKIKQVLLNLIQDARLRVNTREDSIGRKISISLSVVGDDGKEFVQIQIKDNGSEDLMMGISQMNSLDVTRSIIAEHKGNLTREEESSSWVFTLPIVKPV; encoded by the coding sequence ATGACATCTATTGTGGAAAATCAAAAAGAAACTGATGTAAAAAAAATCCTTGTTGTCGAAGACGAAAGGATCATCGCGATCAATATTTGTTCAACCTTAAAACAATACGGTTACAACGCCACATATGTATCGGAAGCAAATGATGCAATTGAACAAATTGAATCCGAACACTTTGACCTAGTTCTCATGGACATTATGTTGAATGGTCCCATGGATGGAATAGAGATAGCAGGTAAAATCAAAAGAAGTAAAGAAATTCCAGTCATTTACCTCACTGCTTATTCTGATGAAGCCACAATCAATCGAGCCAAAACCACTGAACCATTTGGTTATTTGATCAAACCATTTAATAGCCGTGATTTATATATTTCTGTGGAAATGGCAATTTACAAATCACAAGTACAAAAACACATCCGAGTTGTGGAAAGTCGATTGGCAGAAAACCAAAAATGGGAAACGATAGCACTTGTTGCTTCCGGCATTTCACATGAAATTAACAACCCTCTCACATCCATTCTCAATTTAGCGGACCTTATCCTTTTAGAGGCAAAAAAAACATCCAATTCACCCTTAAAGGAAAAAGCAGAAAAAATTACCGAAGAGTCAGAACGAATTGCCAAGATTGTGAAGAACTTAGTTTCTTATTCGCAATCAACCAGTTCCCAATGGACGTATTCTAATTTAGTAAGCATTTTGAATGATACACGTTCCTTCCTGCACCAATACTTTTTAAAAGAAGGAATCCAATGTGAATTGGAAATGGGAGACGTACCTCATGTGTATTGCCAACCCCAAAAAATCAAACAGGTTCTCCTCAACTTAATCCAAGATGCAAGGTTACGCGTGAATACGAGAGAAGATTCCATTGGTAGGAAAATTTCTATTTCATTATCCGTTGTAGGTGATGATGGAAAAGAATTTGTCCAAATCCAAATCAAAGACAATGGTTCGGAAGATTTGATGATGGGAATTTCTCAAATGAATTCATTAGATGTCACTCGTAGCATCATTGCAGAACACAAAGGAAACTTAACAAGAGAGGAAGAGTCTTCCTCTTGGGTGTTTACTTTGCCCATTGTAAAACCTGTTTGA